The DNA window TCAGCGCTGTAACCCCAAGTGGGGAGCTTGTTTTGAGAAGGCAGACGCGCCAAAACGAGATCGTCTTTCAGCACCTGGCGCGTGGGCGGATTGTTTCGCTGCAGGAGGAATTTCAGTTTTCCCGTTTCAGAAGCGTGTACAAGATCTCGGTTTACTTCGCAGAGAGTTCACCGTACTACCGGGTGTCGCCAAAATATTACGCGCTCACCTTCGCGCCAAATTTACATGGCGAGTATGTTTTGGAGAAAAGCTTTTGGGGTAATACCGTTACCTTCGGCGGTTATGAATACACCGTTTCCGAAGCGCAAACTGAAAATTTCCTACTGGTCGAGGTAAACCTGCAGGACGATTACACGCCCACGCGAAGAATGATGCCGGCCGAGCAAAGATATTGAGCCCAATTTCAGTGCCTCTAAAAATCCGTAATCTCCAATCCACAATCCACAATCCACACTCGTAAGCTTGCCAATTTGTCACACAAGTTGCCAACATACCACTTGACTAATTTGATTGAAATTGTATATTGTGTCCTGCTTTTAGCACTCTACTCAAGTGAGTGCTATCAGAAAATTTTAGGCGATTAATTAGTTCAAACGGACCTTACTTTTAAGGAGGTAATGCTATGAATATCAAGCCGTTGGCTGATCGGGTCGTGATCAAGCCTCTCGAGCAAGAAGAGAAAAAGGTCGGCGGGATCATCATCCCCGACACTGCCAAAGAAAAGCCCATGCAGGGCGAAGTCATCGCCGTTGGCCCGGGAAAAGTTTCGGACTCCGGCCAGAAAGTGACGATGGAAGTGAAGAAGGGCGACAAAGTTCTGTACGGCAAATATTCCGGCACGGAAGTGTCGGTGGATGGCCAGGATTACTTGATCATGCGCGAAAGCGATATTTTGGCCGTGCTGTAAGCGTATTCAGAAAATTCATTCCCAATTTTTATCATCTTGAAGGAGAATTTGAACTATGGCGAAAATCATCACATATAGCATGGACGCACGCGCGTCGCTCAAGCGTGGCGTTGATGCGCTGGCGAACGCCGTGAAAGTCACGCTGGGCCCGAAAGGCCGCAACGTCGTGATTGACAAGAAATTCGGCTCCCCGACCGTAACCAAAGACGGCGTCACGGTAGCGAAGGAAATCGAGTTGGAAGATGCTGTTGAGAACATGGGCGCGCAGATGGTGAAGGAAGTTGCCTCCAAGACCAGCGACAATGCCGGCGACGGCACCACCACCGCAACGGTTTTGGCGCAGTCGATCTTCGCAGAAGGCTTGAAGAACGTGACCGCCGGCGCCAGCCCGATGCACCTGAAGCGCGGCATCGAGCAAGCGGTGAAAACGGTTATCGCCGAAGTGAAGAAGATCAGCCGTCCGGTTTCCGGCAAAACGGAAATTGCGCAGGTCGGTTCGATCTCCGCGAACAACGACAAATCCATCGGCAATGACATTGCCGAAGCGATGGAAAAAGTCGGCAAAGACGGCGTGATCACGGTCGAAGAAGCCAAATACACCGACAGCACGCTGGAAGTTGTTGAAGGTATGCAGTTCGATCGCGGCTATATTTCTCCGTACTTCGTGACCGATCCCGAGAACATGGAAGCGGTGCTCGAAGATGCGTTGATTTTGATCCACGACAAGAAGATCAGCGCGATGAAAGACCTGCTCCCAATTTTGGAGAAGACGGCGCAAATGGGCCGCCCGCTGTTGATCATCGCGGAAGAGGTGGAAGGCGAAGCGTTGGCGACGTTGGTGGTGAACAAGCTGCGCGGCACGCTGCGCGTGGCCGCAGTGAAAGCGCCGGGCTTCGGTGATCGCCGCAAAGCCATGTTGGAAGACATTGGCGTGTTGACCGGCGGCCGCGTGATTTCCGAGGAAGCCGGCTTCAAGCTGGAAAACACCACGCTGTCCGATCTCGGCAAAGCCAAGAAGATCACGATCGACAAAGACAACACCACGATCGTGGAAGGCGCAGGCAAAACCGAAGACATCAAGGGCCGCATCGGCCAGATCAAGAAGCAGATCGACGTCACCACTTCGGATTATGACAAAGAAAAGCTGCAAGAGCGTCTCGCGAAATTGGCCGGCGGCGTGGCGGTGTTGCGCGTCGGTGCGGCAACCGAAGTTGAAATGAAAGAGAAAAAGGCGCGTGTGGAAGATGCCTTGCATGCGACGCGCGCGGCGGTGGAAGAAGGCATCGTGCCCGGCGGCGGTGTGGCTCTGGTGCGCGCGATTCCGGCGCTGGACAAGCTCAAGCTGGACAATGCCGATGAGCAAGTGGGCGTGAACATCGTGAAGCGCGCCATCGAAGAGCCGATTCGCCAGATTGCGGAAAACGCGGGCTGGGAAGGTTCCATCGTGGTGCAGCGCGTGAAGGAAAGCAAAGACGTCAATTTTGGTTTCGATGCAGATTCCGAGCAATTCACCGACCTGTTGAAGGCGGGCGTGATCGATCCGACCAAAGTGGTGCGCACGGCGCTGGAAAATGCCGCGTCCGTCGCGGGCTTGTTGTTGATGACGGAAGCCACGGTCGTCGAGAAGCCTGAGAAGGAAAAAGCTCCGATGATGCCTCCGGGCGGTGGTATGGGCGGCGGCATGTATTAATAGCGTTGCCTCAGCGCAGGGTAAGCCTGTCGAATTTCTCCTGGCGGGTGAGTCTGTCTGTCGAATTTCACCCGGGGGGTGAGCCTGTCGAACCCAGCGAACAAGTTGTATCCAACAAAAAGCCGGCACTCGTTGAGAGGCCGGCTTTTTTATTTCCTGCCTTCTATTCACCTCAAAACTGCAACATCAGAAATGTCATTCAAAAAAGCAAAACGAAGAACACGAC is part of the Cytophagia bacterium CHB2 genome and encodes:
- a CDS encoding co-chaperone GroES, producing the protein MNIKPLADRVVIKPLEQEEKKVGGIIIPDTAKEKPMQGEVIAVGPGKVSDSGQKVTMEVKKGDKVLYGKYSGTEVSVDGQDYLIMRESDILAVL
- the groL gene encoding chaperonin GroEL is translated as MAKIITYSMDARASLKRGVDALANAVKVTLGPKGRNVVIDKKFGSPTVTKDGVTVAKEIELEDAVENMGAQMVKEVASKTSDNAGDGTTTATVLAQSIFAEGLKNVTAGASPMHLKRGIEQAVKTVIAEVKKISRPVSGKTEIAQVGSISANNDKSIGNDIAEAMEKVGKDGVITVEEAKYTDSTLEVVEGMQFDRGYISPYFVTDPENMEAVLEDALILIHDKKISAMKDLLPILEKTAQMGRPLLIIAEEVEGEALATLVVNKLRGTLRVAAVKAPGFGDRRKAMLEDIGVLTGGRVISEEAGFKLENTTLSDLGKAKKITIDKDNTTIVEGAGKTEDIKGRIGQIKKQIDVTTSDYDKEKLQERLAKLAGGVAVLRVGAATEVEMKEKKARVEDALHATRAAVEEGIVPGGGVALVRAIPALDKLKLDNADEQVGVNIVKRAIEEPIRQIAENAGWEGSIVVQRVKESKDVNFGFDADSEQFTDLLKAGVIDPTKVVRTALENAASVAGLLLMTEATVVEKPEKEKAPMMPPGGGMGGGMY